In Neokomagataea tanensis, one genomic interval encodes:
- the recO gene encoding DNA repair protein RecO — MFIMQGLFLCVMGVWVQEWQEAGIVLSVRPYGEGSILAHIFTEEHGVVSGIVRGGGARRNIAMWQVGNLLLVQWKARLTGQLGSITGELVQSTAARCLEYPLALAILSSACGVADGGLPRDEAYPEIFMGLVRLLTLVNIAPDPPPMAAYLRWEADLLRAVGYGMDLRFCAVTGEAQNLRYVSPKTGRAVSSEGAGDWASRLLTLPQLFVDFDNDGCDEDWINGLNLNEFFLSKWVFGGINKDIPFFRVNLKNTLVNIYSKK, encoded by the coding sequence ATGTTTATCATGCAGGGGCTTTTTTTGTGTGTAATGGGGGTGTGGGTGCAGGAGTGGCAAGAAGCTGGGATTGTGCTCTCTGTCCGTCCATATGGTGAGGGAAGTATCCTTGCGCATATTTTTACGGAAGAGCATGGCGTTGTTAGCGGTATTGTTCGAGGTGGGGGAGCGCGGCGGAACATTGCCATGTGGCAGGTTGGTAATTTGCTTCTGGTTCAATGGAAAGCGCGCTTAACAGGGCAGTTAGGGTCTATCACTGGCGAATTGGTTCAAAGCACAGCTGCTCGTTGTCTGGAATACCCTCTTGCACTAGCTATTTTGAGTAGTGCCTGCGGGGTAGCGGATGGAGGGCTCCCTCGCGACGAGGCGTATCCTGAAATTTTTATGGGTTTGGTACGTTTGTTGACCTTGGTCAATATTGCTCCTGATCCTCCGCCAATGGCTGCTTACTTACGGTGGGAGGCAGATTTACTCCGCGCCGTAGGATACGGCATGGATTTGCGTTTTTGTGCTGTAACGGGGGAGGCTCAAAACTTGAGGTATGTATCGCCTAAAACGGGAAGGGCGGTATCAAGTGAAGGAGCCGGTGATTGGGCTAGTAGGTTATTAACACTTCCACAATTATTTGTAGATTTCGATAATGATGGCTGTGATGAAGATTGGATAAATGGGCTAAATTTGAATGAGTTTTTTTTGTCAAAATGGGTATTCGGAGGAATAAATAAAGATATTCCATTTTTTAGAGTTAATTTGAAAAATACTTTAGTTAATATTTATAGTAAAAAATGA
- the tsf gene encoding translation elongation factor Ts gives MAQITAALVRELRESTGAGMMDCKKALTEADGDMEVAIDWLRKKGLSQAAKKSGRTAAEGLVGVASEKNRAAMVEVNAETDFVGRNEAFQALVEQVAHVALKVGDDLEAIKAATVPSGRTVADELTHLIATIGENMSLRRAKVLTVSSGVVASYVHGALRPGIGKIGVLAALEAESENEALLTLGRQIGMHAAATRPASLDISSVDPDALERERAVLVEQARASGKPEAIIEKMVEGRVRKFYEEVVLLEQVWVHDGESRVAKVVEKAGAKLVAFERFQLGEGIEKEESDFAAEVAAAAGN, from the coding sequence ATGGCACAGATCACCGCAGCCCTGGTTCGTGAATTGCGCGAGAGCACTGGCGCAGGCATGATGGATTGCAAAAAGGCTCTGACAGAAGCCGATGGTGACATGGAAGTCGCGATCGATTGGCTTCGTAAGAAGGGCCTCTCTCAGGCTGCTAAGAAGTCTGGCCGTACAGCTGCTGAAGGTCTGGTTGGCGTTGCTTCTGAAAAGAACCGCGCAGCTATGGTCGAAGTAAACGCTGAAACGGACTTCGTCGGCCGTAACGAAGCGTTCCAGGCGCTGGTCGAGCAAGTTGCACATGTTGCGCTGAAGGTCGGTGACGATCTGGAAGCCATCAAGGCGGCAACAGTTCCATCTGGCCGTACAGTTGCAGACGAACTGACCCACCTGATCGCGACGATCGGTGAAAACATGTCCCTGCGCCGTGCGAAGGTTCTGACTGTTTCCAGCGGTGTTGTTGCAAGCTACGTTCACGGTGCTCTGCGCCCTGGCATTGGCAAGATCGGTGTTCTAGCTGCTCTGGAAGCAGAATCAGAAAACGAAGCACTGCTGACGCTCGGCCGCCAGATCGGTATGCACGCTGCTGCGACCCGTCCGGCTTCTCTGGATATTTCCAGCGTTGACCCGGATGCGCTTGAGCGTGAGCGCGCTGTTCTGGTTGAACAAGCTCGTGCCTCTGGCAAGCCAGAAGCAATCATCGAGAAGATGGTTGAAGGTCGTGTACGTAAGTTCTACGAAGAAGTTGTTCTTCTGGAGCAGGTTTGGGTGCATGACGGCGAAAGCCGTGTCGCTAAGGTTGTAGAAAAGGCTGGCGCTAAGCTGGTTGCATTTGAGCGTTTCCAACTCGGTGAAGGCATCGAGAAGGAAGAGAGCGACTTTGCTGCTGAAGTGGCTGCTGCTGCTGGAAACTAA
- the rpsB gene encoding 30S ribosomal protein S2, translated as MAAPEFTMRQLLEAGVHFGHHTRRWNPAMAPYLFGVRNQVHIIDLQQTVPLLDRALKQVRDTVANGGRVLFVGTKRAAAEHVAEAAQRCGQYYVNHRWLGGMLTNWKTITGSIKRLRQIDEMLSGDTAGLTKKEVLDITRDREKLERSLGGIKEMGGLPDLIFVIDTNKEKLAVEEANKLGIPVIGVLDSNSNPAGVTFPVPGNDDAIRAITLYCDLVSAAVLDGISAELAASGHDIGADEELPTETVVAETAGEGEQASAN; from the coding sequence ATGGCAGCGCCTGAATTCACCATGCGTCAGCTGCTCGAAGCTGGCGTTCACTTCGGTCACCACACACGTCGCTGGAACCCAGCGATGGCTCCGTACCTTTTCGGTGTCCGTAACCAAGTTCACATCATTGACCTTCAGCAGACAGTTCCTCTGCTGGACCGCGCTCTGAAGCAAGTTCGTGATACCGTTGCTAACGGTGGCCGCGTGCTGTTCGTTGGCACGAAGCGCGCAGCAGCTGAACACGTTGCTGAAGCAGCACAGCGTTGCGGTCAGTACTACGTAAACCACCGCTGGCTCGGCGGCATGCTGACGAACTGGAAGACCATCACGGGTTCCATCAAGCGTCTGCGCCAGATCGACGAAATGCTGAGCGGTGACACAGCTGGTCTGACCAAGAAGGAAGTGCTCGACATCACGCGCGACCGTGAGAAGCTTGAGCGTTCGCTGGGCGGCATCAAGGAGATGGGTGGTCTTCCTGACCTGATCTTCGTGATCGATACCAACAAAGAAAAGCTTGCTGTTGAAGAAGCTAACAAGCTTGGTATTCCAGTCATTGGCGTTCTGGACAGCAACTCCAACCCGGCTGGCGTAACGTTCCCTGTTCCAGGTAACGACGACGCTATCCGCGCGATCACCCTGTACTGTGACCTCGTATCTGCTGCTGTTCTGGACGGTATCTCCGCTGAACTGGCTGCTTCTGGTCATGACATTGGTGCAGACGAAGAACTGCCGACGGAGACAGTTGTCGCTGAGACAGCTGGCGAAGGCGAGCAGGCTTCCGCAAACTAA
- the dnaE gene encoding DNA polymerase III subunit alpha, with protein sequence MSHAAFVHLRNHSAYSLSQGAIRIPDLVGLAVQHEMPAVALTDSGNLFGALEFSLTAQGKNVQPIVGCQLSLPPRSTKPGAPSEPMVVLARNEVGLANLQILSSHGFLNGDPGDPTVAVDVLGQHADGLFLLTGGKRGPINRMIEDEQRDEAAALLERLAGFFPDNIAVELNRYGEPGEAGIEDVLVAMADKLDIPLVATNECFFPNPKMHEAHDALICIAQGRTMAETDRWHVSPEAWFKTPEQMRALFHDLPEACDNTLVIAQKCAIAATTRKPLLPVCSKVREGTTEDETLRAMAQEGLDARFEAMSLSDEQRDEYRDRLQVELDIIAGMGFPGYFLIVADFIQWAKAHDIPVGPGRGSGAGSLVAYALTITDIDPLPFGLLFERFLNPERVSMPDFDIDFCQDRRDEVIRYVREEYGGSRVAQIITFGKLQAKAAVRDVGRVLGLPYGMVNRVAELIPNNPAKPVTLAQAIEGEPRLQEMRDSDEALRRLLEIAQQLEGLYRHASTHAAGVVIGDRELVELVPLYRDPKSDMLVTQFNMKFVEQAGLVKFDFLGLTTLTILKRGVDFLKEQGITVDLSRIPLDDKKTFEMLARGDAAGVFQFEGAGMRDMLKQMAASRLEDLIAGVSLYRPGPMANIPDYCRRKHGEAWEPPHEEIRDILSETYGIMVYQEQVMQIAQRMAGYSLGGADLLRRAMGKKIASEMEKQRAIFTEGATKRGITPEKATEVFDLMARFADYGFNKSHAAAYALVSYQTAWMKANHPVAFLAGCMSLAREKTEKLAALCQEARRMKIKVLPVDINRSMADFSIEALEDGTQGIRYALSAVKRVGAAAMEALVASRGQRPFADMTDFAERADAASINKIQLESLAKAGAFDSLLKERHTVFASAEIILRRAQAKAQEQKMGQAGLFGGAGQEREILKLKEGQPWPDFERLSLEAAAVGFHMSAHPLDAYKTVLRRLGVTPASGLDGAAKAGSTRVKIAGCVIDKKERPTRTGKKMAWVNLSDSTGTCEVTLFSETLVSCRELLVAGQAVLVSAELKLDGDALRITAQSVVDLEQAAAEEQGEIRVWLQDERTLPALSALLSDMRGGRGKVTLLPSLAETRDVEIALPGAYRVTPRLAERLRTVRGVERAEQV encoded by the coding sequence ATGTCGCATGCTGCTTTTGTCCATCTCCGCAATCACTCCGCCTACTCATTGAGTCAGGGCGCTATTCGTATTCCTGACCTTGTCGGGTTAGCTGTTCAGCATGAAATGCCCGCAGTCGCCTTAACAGATAGCGGGAATTTGTTCGGGGCATTGGAGTTTTCCCTGACGGCTCAGGGCAAGAATGTTCAGCCGATTGTGGGATGTCAGCTATCTCTTCCACCACGGAGCACGAAGCCGGGTGCGCCGTCCGAGCCTATGGTCGTTTTAGCGCGTAACGAGGTCGGGCTAGCGAACCTGCAAATTTTATCGTCACATGGTTTCTTGAACGGAGACCCCGGGGATCCGACAGTTGCGGTTGATGTTTTAGGTCAACATGCAGATGGCCTTTTTCTTCTGACCGGAGGAAAACGCGGGCCTATCAATCGCATGATTGAGGATGAGCAACGAGATGAAGCAGCAGCGCTCTTAGAGCGGTTAGCTGGTTTTTTCCCAGACAATATAGCGGTGGAACTCAACCGGTACGGTGAGCCGGGAGAGGCCGGGATTGAGGATGTTCTTGTGGCCATGGCCGACAAGCTGGACATACCTCTCGTTGCTACGAATGAGTGTTTCTTTCCTAACCCTAAAATGCATGAAGCCCATGACGCTCTGATCTGTATCGCGCAGGGGCGGACTATGGCTGAGACGGACCGTTGGCACGTCTCACCGGAGGCATGGTTCAAAACGCCTGAACAGATGCGTGCGCTATTCCACGACTTACCTGAAGCTTGTGACAACACATTGGTAATCGCGCAGAAATGCGCAATTGCAGCTACAACGCGCAAACCACTTTTGCCTGTGTGTTCTAAAGTCCGTGAAGGAACGACAGAGGACGAAACACTGCGCGCTATGGCTCAGGAAGGGCTGGATGCGCGCTTTGAAGCGATGTCGTTGAGCGATGAGCAAAGAGACGAATACCGTGATCGGCTGCAGGTCGAGTTGGACATTATCGCGGGTATGGGGTTCCCGGGGTATTTTTTGATCGTTGCTGACTTTATTCAGTGGGCGAAGGCGCATGATATTCCCGTAGGACCTGGCCGTGGGTCGGGTGCGGGGTCTTTGGTCGCATATGCGCTGACGATTACAGATATTGATCCGCTTCCTTTTGGGTTGTTGTTTGAGCGGTTTTTGAACCCCGAACGTGTGTCCATGCCTGACTTTGATATCGACTTTTGTCAGGACCGGCGTGACGAGGTCATTCGTTATGTCCGTGAGGAATATGGTGGCAGTCGTGTCGCGCAAATTATTACATTCGGAAAGCTGCAAGCTAAGGCGGCAGTGCGTGACGTGGGACGGGTGTTGGGTCTGCCATACGGGATGGTGAACCGCGTTGCGGAGTTGATTCCGAACAACCCCGCTAAGCCAGTGACATTGGCACAAGCAATTGAAGGTGAGCCGCGCCTGCAAGAAATGCGCGATAGCGATGAAGCACTGAGGCGTTTGCTCGAAATTGCACAGCAGCTTGAAGGTCTTTACCGCCATGCTTCGACCCATGCGGCGGGTGTAGTGATAGGCGATCGTGAACTTGTCGAGTTGGTGCCGCTCTACCGAGACCCAAAGAGCGATATGCTTGTGACACAGTTCAACATGAAATTTGTTGAACAAGCGGGTCTTGTGAAGTTCGACTTCTTGGGCCTTACGACGCTGACTATTCTCAAGCGGGGTGTGGACTTCTTAAAGGAGCAAGGGATCACGGTTGATCTTTCACGGATCCCGCTGGATGATAAAAAAACCTTTGAAATGCTGGCCCGAGGCGATGCTGCAGGTGTGTTCCAGTTCGAAGGTGCTGGCATGCGTGACATGCTTAAGCAAATGGCTGCTAGCCGATTAGAAGATTTGATTGCTGGCGTGTCGCTTTATCGCCCAGGACCCATGGCGAATATTCCGGATTACTGCCGTCGTAAGCATGGGGAGGCCTGGGAGCCACCGCACGAGGAAATCCGCGATATTCTGTCCGAGACCTATGGCATCATGGTGTATCAGGAACAGGTTATGCAAATTGCGCAGCGCATGGCCGGGTACAGTCTTGGCGGTGCTGACTTGCTACGCCGGGCTATGGGTAAGAAAATTGCCTCGGAGATGGAAAAACAACGCGCCATCTTTACGGAAGGGGCCACTAAGAGAGGCATTACCCCGGAAAAGGCGACTGAGGTTTTTGACCTTATGGCGCGCTTTGCAGATTACGGGTTCAACAAATCCCACGCGGCAGCTTATGCGCTCGTCTCGTATCAAACAGCCTGGATGAAAGCGAACCACCCTGTAGCATTTTTGGCAGGGTGTATGTCTCTGGCGCGGGAAAAAACCGAAAAACTCGCAGCGCTATGCCAAGAGGCGCGCCGGATGAAAATTAAAGTCTTACCGGTTGATATCAATCGCTCAATGGCTGACTTTTCAATTGAAGCACTCGAAGATGGCACGCAAGGTATTCGCTACGCCCTCTCTGCCGTAAAGCGGGTAGGCGCTGCGGCGATGGAGGCGCTGGTTGCGTCCCGTGGGCAGAGGCCATTTGCGGATATGACCGATTTCGCAGAACGTGCCGATGCGGCTAGCATTAATAAAATACAATTGGAAAGCCTTGCGAAAGCAGGGGCTTTTGACAGTCTTTTAAAGGAAAGACACACGGTCTTTGCGAGTGCCGAAATTATTTTGCGCCGGGCTCAAGCAAAAGCCCAAGAGCAAAAAATGGGGCAAGCTGGTTTGTTTGGAGGCGCAGGTCAGGAGCGTGAAATACTAAAGCTTAAAGAGGGGCAGCCTTGGCCGGATTTTGAGCGTCTATCCCTTGAGGCGGCGGCTGTGGGTTTTCACATGAGTGCTCATCCACTTGACGCCTATAAAACTGTCCTTCGGCGCTTAGGAGTCACACCGGCCAGTGGACTTGATGGGGCAGCAAAAGCAGGCAGCACGCGTGTCAAAATTGCTGGCTGTGTCATCGACAAAAAGGAACGCCCCACGCGCACGGGTAAGAAAATGGCCTGGGTAAACCTCTCTGATAGTACGGGGACGTGTGAGGTTACGTTGTTTTCGGAAACGCTCGTCTCATGTCGTGAGCTTTTGGTGGCTGGACAAGCTGTGTTGGTGAGCGCTGAGCTAAAGTTAGATGGTGATGCTTTACGCATAACGGCTCAAAGTGTCGTCGATTTGGAGCAAGCTGCTGCTGAGGAGCAAGGCGAGATACGAGTATGGCTCCAAGATGAGCGAACACTGCCAGCATTATCAGCGCTTTTGAGCGATATGCGAGGTGGTAGAGGGAAGGTCACGTTATTGCCGTCATTGGCGGAGACGCGGGATGTAGAAATCGCGCTTCCGGGGGCCTACCGTGTTACACCACGCTTGGCAGAGCGTTTGCGTACCGTACGGGGTGTTGAGCGCGCTGAGCAGGTTTGA
- a CDS encoding ABC transporter ATP-binding protein, producing the protein MSNAVLELKNVVRRFRSGDETLEILSGTDFSLISGEIVALVAPSGTGKSTLLHLAGLLETPTEGEVVIAGQVIGRKESARTAMRRDEIGFVYQFHHLLGEFTALENVMLPQLVAGVSRGDAKARAVSLLERFGLGHRLDSLPGRMSGGEQQRAAIARALANRPRIILADEPTGNLDSGTSDQVFAELLRIVREEGAAALIATHNAELAARMDRTVTLRGGKIVPYELSPTA; encoded by the coding sequence ATGAGTAATGCCGTTTTGGAATTAAAGAACGTTGTGCGGCGTTTCCGCTCAGGTGACGAGACGCTCGAAATTTTGTCCGGCACGGATTTTTCTCTGATCTCGGGAGAAATTGTCGCGCTGGTGGCACCGAGTGGAACGGGTAAATCGACGCTTTTGCACTTAGCGGGCCTGTTGGAGACGCCGACTGAGGGCGAGGTTGTGATTGCAGGGCAGGTTATTGGGCGGAAAGAGAGCGCTCGGACAGCCATGCGTCGAGATGAAATAGGCTTTGTTTATCAGTTCCACCATCTGCTTGGTGAATTCACAGCCCTTGAAAATGTTATGTTGCCGCAACTCGTTGCGGGCGTTTCAAGAGGGGATGCCAAGGCAAGGGCTGTTTCTTTGCTTGAGCGTTTTGGTCTTGGGCACCGTCTGGACTCTTTGCCGGGCCGTATGTCGGGGGGGGAGCAGCAGCGCGCAGCTATCGCTCGGGCATTAGCGAATCGGCCACGTATTATTTTGGCAGATGAACCAACGGGAAATCTTGATTCCGGTACGTCTGATCAGGTGTTTGCTGAGCTGTTGCGCATTGTCAGGGAGGAGGGGGCAGCAGCTCTGATTGCGACCCATAACGCGGAACTGGCTGCAAGAATGGATCGGACCGTGACGCTGCGTGGCGGAAAGATCGTGCCGTATGAGCTCTCGCCAACAGCATAA
- a CDS encoding lipoprotein-releasing ABC transporter permease subunit, which yields MFGRFERMVAGRYLRARKGERFASIIAIFSLIGIALGVATLIIVMSVMNGFKADLMGRILGLHGDLTVYGYGRPITDYKNDVAAIRQVKGVQSAIAMTQGTVLVEAGRYSTGAQLQGIAQSDFQNWKALSGGIISGSLESFKGDDAVAIGVTLAERAGLTVGSPLTLLSADGQATPFGTMPRAKQYHVAVVFDANWNDYNANVVLAPIDAAQKFQMLGDAVSLIQVSTDDPTHVQPTRQAIATRLDDPRLRVLDWTQSANGFLDAVTVEQNVMFLILTLIILVAAFNVISSLIMMVKDKTRDIAVLRTLGASRGAIMRIFLMCGAFVGVVGTLAGSILGIAFALNIERIRQALQSLTGTNLFNSEVYFLERLPAKLVWSQVFEVIVMSLVLSLLATIYPAWRAAKTDPIEALRHE from the coding sequence ATGTTTGGCCGCTTCGAGCGTATGGTTGCGGGGCGCTATTTGCGCGCCCGCAAAGGTGAACGGTTTGCGTCCATTATTGCCATTTTCTCGTTAATCGGGATTGCGCTTGGAGTGGCTACTCTCATCATTGTTATGTCAGTGATGAACGGGTTTAAAGCTGACTTGATGGGCCGTATTCTGGGCCTGCATGGTGACCTCACTGTGTATGGTTACGGACGGCCGATCACGGACTACAAAAACGATGTTGCTGCCATCCGTCAGGTAAAGGGTGTTCAGTCCGCTATTGCGATGACGCAGGGTACAGTTCTTGTTGAAGCGGGACGCTACTCTACGGGTGCGCAATTGCAGGGTATTGCCCAGAGCGATTTTCAAAATTGGAAAGCGCTAAGCGGCGGCATCATATCTGGCAGTTTGGAAAGTTTTAAAGGCGATGATGCCGTAGCTATCGGTGTCACGCTGGCAGAGCGTGCAGGTTTGACGGTCGGCTCACCGCTAACATTGTTATCTGCGGATGGGCAGGCTACGCCGTTTGGTACTATGCCTAGGGCAAAACAGTACCATGTTGCGGTTGTGTTTGATGCAAATTGGAATGACTACAACGCAAATGTAGTTCTAGCTCCCATTGATGCGGCTCAGAAATTTCAGATGCTTGGCGACGCGGTATCGTTGATACAAGTTTCGACGGATGACCCGACGCATGTTCAACCTACACGACAGGCAATTGCGACGCGTTTGGATGACCCTCGCTTGCGGGTATTGGATTGGACACAGAGCGCCAATGGCTTTCTGGATGCTGTGACGGTCGAGCAGAACGTGATGTTTCTGATTTTAACCCTAATTATTTTGGTTGCTGCTTTTAACGTCATCTCGTCTTTGATCATGATGGTTAAGGACAAGACACGCGATATTGCGGTTCTGCGGACTTTAGGTGCAAGCCGCGGTGCAATCATGCGTATTTTCTTGATGTGCGGCGCATTCGTCGGGGTTGTCGGTACGCTGGCAGGATCAATTCTCGGTATTGCTTTTGCATTGAACATTGAGCGCATCCGTCAGGCATTACAGTCACTCACTGGAACGAATTTGTTCAATTCAGAAGTGTATTTTCTTGAACGCTTACCGGCTAAATTGGTGTGGTCACAGGTGTTCGAAGTAATTGTTATGTCTTTGGTGCTATCGCTTTTGGCAACAATTTATCCGGCATGGCGTGCTGCCAAAACTGATCCGATTGAGGCTTTGCGTCATGAGTAA
- the proS gene encoding proline--tRNA ligase: MRLSKAFQPTLKEVPSEAQIASHRLMLRAGLIRQTSSGIYAWLPAGLRVLRNIENIVREEQDAIGAQELLMPTLQSAELWKRSGRYDAYGPEMLRIQDRHGRDLLYGPTNEEMITDIFGAAIKSYKDLPKALYHIQWKFRDEVRPRFGVMRGREFLMKDAYSFDVSYEDAVASYRRMMLSYLRIFQRLGVRAVPMVADTGPIGGDLSHEFLVLAPTGESGVFFDSALEEQDWLSRPVDCDDHASLEEFFQTVTGHYAATDEKHDEAAWAEVPETRRREGRGIEVGHIFYFGTKYTASMGVEVVGPDGAKLAPHMGSYGVGVSRLMGAIIEASHDEGGIIWPDSVAPYRAAILNLRPGDEACDRLCAEIYERDSSNLMYDDRDERAGVKFNDADLMGHPWQVVVGPRGAKNGLVELKRRATGERVEVTVEDALKRIGIV; encoded by the coding sequence ATGCGTTTGAGTAAAGCATTTCAGCCTACGCTGAAGGAAGTTCCGTCGGAAGCGCAGATTGCGTCTCACCGTCTTATGTTGCGGGCAGGTCTGATTCGTCAGACCTCTTCCGGCATTTATGCGTGGCTGCCAGCAGGCCTGCGTGTACTGCGCAATATTGAAAACATTGTCCGTGAAGAACAGGATGCAATCGGCGCGCAGGAACTTCTGATGCCGACTTTGCAATCTGCAGAATTGTGGAAGCGTTCTGGCCGTTACGATGCGTACGGTCCGGAAATGCTGCGTATTCAAGACCGTCATGGCCGGGACCTGCTCTACGGGCCGACCAACGAGGAAATGATCACGGATATTTTTGGAGCAGCGATCAAGTCTTATAAAGACTTGCCGAAAGCTCTTTACCACATTCAGTGGAAGTTCCGTGATGAGGTTCGTCCACGTTTTGGCGTGATGCGCGGGCGTGAGTTCCTCATGAAGGACGCTTATTCTTTTGACGTATCATACGAAGATGCGGTGGCAAGCTACCGACGCATGATGCTGTCTTATCTGCGTATCTTCCAGCGCCTCGGGGTTCGTGCAGTGCCGATGGTGGCAGATACTGGCCCTATTGGTGGCGATTTGAGCCACGAATTCTTGGTTCTGGCACCAACCGGTGAGAGCGGTGTATTTTTCGATTCTGCTTTGGAAGAGCAGGACTGGCTGAGCCGTCCGGTGGATTGTGATGACCATGCCAGCTTGGAAGAGTTTTTCCAGACGGTTACCGGGCATTATGCTGCTACAGACGAAAAGCATGACGAAGCTGCTTGGGCTGAAGTGCCTGAAACGCGCCGCCGTGAAGGACGTGGTATTGAGGTAGGGCATATTTTCTACTTTGGTACGAAGTATACCGCGTCTATGGGTGTTGAGGTCGTCGGGCCAGACGGTGCTAAGTTAGCGCCACATATGGGCTCTTACGGCGTTGGTGTCTCGCGTTTGATGGGGGCAATTATTGAAGCCTCTCATGATGAAGGCGGGATTATCTGGCCAGATTCCGTTGCACCGTACCGCGCTGCGATCTTGAATTTACGCCCGGGTGATGAGGCGTGTGACCGTTTGTGCGCTGAGATTTACGAACGCGACTCAAGCAATCTGATGTATGATGACCGTGATGAACGCGCAGGCGTGAAGTTCAACGATGCAGACCTGATGGGGCATCCTTGGCAGGTTGTTGTCGGCCCGCGTGGTGCAAAAAATGGCCTTGTTGAATTGAAGCGCCGTGCCACGGGTGAACGCGTCGAGGTTACGGTAGAAGACGCGCTTAAGCGTATCGGGATCGTCTAA
- a CDS encoding ribonuclease J has product MTDMPDGLSFLPLGGTGEIGMNFNLYRLAQDGREHWLAIDCGIGFSGNDTPEAEVLMPDPSFIAERSRNLCGLVITHAHEDHLGAVAHLWPYLQCPVYVTPFAGAVLRRKLYEAGLLNQVPINVVLPESRFNVGPFDLQFIAVTHSVAEAQAIALRTPHGLIVHTGDWKLDENPLVGPKTDLETFERLGKEGVLAMVGDSTNVMKEGRSESEADVRVGLTELIAGLTGRVAVTCFASNVARVESIAKAALASNREVMIVGRSLRNLETAARECGYFTDLPPFLTEQDARDIEDDNLLMIITGSQGEARSALSRIAGDTHPHISLGEGDTVIYSSRVIPGNEQAVMGVQDNLSRRGVRVLTDRDGKVHTSGHATGGDVRVLYDLVKPKYSIPTHGEWRHLTAHAALAREAGAEPILLEDGDILNLSPGEVRIVDTAPTGRLALDGGRLLPMTGGVLAARRKMLFNGIVLASFAVDDEGYVIGNPKISAPGLLEVDDPETMRIREEFADAIDEIPDELREDDLLFRDAARTALRRALGRKLQKRPLVDVHLLRV; this is encoded by the coding sequence ATGACGGATATGCCTGACGGCTTGTCCTTCCTGCCTTTGGGTGGGACGGGCGAAATTGGCATGAATTTCAACCTTTATCGTCTCGCTCAAGATGGGCGTGAACACTGGTTGGCAATTGATTGTGGTATCGGGTTTTCAGGCAATGATACGCCTGAAGCAGAAGTTTTGATGCCAGACCCTTCTTTTATTGCTGAACGCAGTAGAAACCTGTGCGGCCTCGTTATTACGCATGCTCATGAAGACCATTTGGGTGCAGTTGCGCATCTATGGCCTTATTTACAGTGCCCTGTTTATGTTACGCCGTTTGCTGGAGCAGTGTTGCGCCGCAAATTATATGAAGCGGGGTTGCTTAATCAGGTTCCAATCAACGTCGTCCTGCCGGAATCACGTTTTAATGTAGGCCCGTTCGACCTGCAATTTATCGCAGTGACCCACTCCGTCGCCGAAGCGCAGGCCATCGCGTTACGCACACCTCATGGCTTGATTGTGCACACCGGGGACTGGAAGCTGGACGAAAATCCGCTTGTTGGCCCCAAAACGGACCTGGAAACATTTGAACGCCTCGGGAAAGAGGGCGTGTTGGCGATGGTGGGCGATAGCACCAACGTCATGAAAGAGGGGCGCTCTGAGTCCGAGGCGGATGTACGGGTTGGTCTGACAGAGTTGATAGCTGGGCTGACAGGGCGCGTTGCTGTCACATGCTTTGCTAGTAACGTCGCGCGTGTAGAAAGCATTGCCAAAGCGGCTTTGGCTTCGAACCGTGAGGTAATGATCGTAGGTCGTTCGCTCCGTAATTTGGAGACTGCGGCGCGCGAATGTGGTTACTTTACCGACTTGCCGCCGTTCCTTACGGAGCAGGATGCGCGGGATATTGAAGACGATAATCTGCTGATGATTATCACCGGCAGTCAGGGTGAAGCGCGTTCCGCACTATCTCGAATTGCTGGCGATACACATCCGCATATTTCGTTAGGTGAGGGCGACACGGTTATCTATAGCTCGCGTGTCATTCCGGGCAATGAGCAGGCCGTAATGGGCGTGCAGGATAATCTTTCCCGCCGTGGTGTGCGCGTCCTGACGGATCGTGACGGAAAAGTGCATACGTCTGGCCATGCTACAGGCGGCGACGTGCGGGTATTGTATGATCTGGTTAAGCCAAAATACAGCATCCCAACACACGGTGAGTGGCGCCATCTTACGGCTCATGCTGCACTTGCGCGCGAAGCTGGCGCTGAACCCATTTTGCTCGAAGATGGCGATATCCTAAACCTGTCACCCGGTGAAGTGCGCATCGTTGACACGGCACCTACGGGGCGTTTGGCTCTGGATGGCGGTCGCCTACTGCCTATGACTGGTGGTGTGTTGGCTGCGCGCCGCAAAATGCTGTTCAATGGTATTGTTCTGGCAAGTTTTGCGGTTGATGACGAAGGTTATGTCATCGGTAATCCGAAGATCAGTGCTCCAGGTTTGCTGGAAGTTGATGACCCGGAAACCATGCGTATTCGTGAAGAGTTTGCGGATGCGATTGACGAAATTCCGGATGAACTGCGTGAAGATGATCTACTGTTCCGTGATGCCGCGCGCACAGCTCTGCGTCGGGCGTTAGGGCGCAAGTTGCAGAAGCGTCCGTTGGTTGACGTTCATTTGCTGCGCGTTTGA